A part of Gemmatimonas groenlandica genomic DNA contains:
- a CDS encoding anti-sigma factor family protein — protein sequence MTTSTDVATEPIDCRTAVQRLWDYLDHELDATRMAEVSAHVERCAACVEHFQFARTFLSALSSSQREAVGTDAPDANALRSRVVEALQREGFSAGR from the coding sequence ATGACCACATCCACCGACGTCGCCACGGAGCCGATCGACTGCCGTACGGCCGTACAGCGGCTCTGGGACTATCTCGACCATGAGCTCGATGCTACGCGCATGGCCGAAGTGTCGGCGCACGTGGAGCGCTGCGCGGCGTGCGTCGAGCACTTTCAGTTCGCCCGCACGTTTCTCAGTGCGCTGTCATCGAGCCAACGCGAGGCCGTCGGCACCGACGCCCCTGACGCGAATGCCCTGCGCTCGCGGGTGGTGGAGGCGCTGCAGCGCGAAGGGTTTTCGGCGGGACGGTAG
- a CDS encoding sigma-70 family RNA polymerase sigma factor, which produces MTDRDAEFERRALTCLPDVARFARSLTRNDSAADDLVQETFLRAYRGYASFQQGSDVRRWLFSICHHAFLRIHEREQRVVLSSDGGDAELETMGAVMGHVAAQRTGLDAYVCSIDVGPAIRDAIEQLAAPYRAAVTLVDVEGLSYEEAAQVAEVPVGTIRSRLFRARRLLQEQLFEYARDLGVTKAAVSNTSTGPDQ; this is translated from the coding sequence ATGACCGATCGCGACGCCGAATTCGAGCGACGTGCGTTGACCTGTCTTCCCGACGTCGCGCGCTTTGCCCGGTCCCTTACCCGTAACGACAGCGCAGCCGACGATCTCGTGCAGGAAACCTTCCTGCGCGCGTATCGCGGCTACGCGTCGTTTCAGCAGGGCTCCGACGTGCGACGCTGGTTATTCAGCATCTGTCATCACGCCTTTCTCCGCATTCACGAGCGCGAGCAGCGGGTGGTGCTCTCCAGCGACGGCGGCGACGCCGAGCTGGAAACGATGGGCGCCGTGATGGGGCATGTGGCAGCGCAACGCACGGGGCTCGATGCGTACGTGTGCAGCATCGATGTCGGTCCGGCAATCCGCGACGCCATCGAGCAGCTCGCCGCGCCGTATCGGGCGGCGGTCACGCTGGTCGATGTGGAGGGACTGTCGTACGAGGAGGCGGCGCAGGTGGCCGAGGTGCCCGTCGGCACGATCCGGTCGCGCTTGTTTCGCGCGCGTCGCTTGTTGCAGGAACAGCTGTTCGAGTATGCCCGAGATCTTGGCGTCACCAAGGCTGCAGTCTCCAACACGTCAACCGGCCCCGATCAATGA
- a CDS encoding cytochrome b/b6 domain-containing protein: MSSSRRHHPIARITHWVSAIALTVMAASGMRIFNAAPFFARKGDAPFAWWPWEGTPIPAVLTLGGWLGGARHWHFAMMWLLVANALVYLVHLFRHGRWRTIVPRVNAWRDAIEMARFYLYVRKDHPVQGKHNALQQYAYTSMLLIGAVMVTSGVAIWKPVSLSWLTNLYGGYALARWWHFAAMLALGLLVLVHVIMVFTVDPYALRAMTTGGYDEDRWSPEARNARPLSNLLPRSKKP, encoded by the coding sequence ATGTCCAGCTCCCGCCGTCATCACCCCATCGCCCGGATCACCCATTGGGTCAGTGCCATCGCACTGACCGTGATGGCGGCCTCCGGTATGCGCATTTTCAACGCCGCGCCGTTCTTCGCGCGAAAAGGCGACGCGCCGTTTGCGTGGTGGCCGTGGGAGGGCACGCCGATTCCCGCCGTGCTCACCCTCGGCGGCTGGCTCGGCGGGGCGCGCCACTGGCACTTCGCCATGATGTGGCTGCTGGTAGCCAATGCGCTGGTGTATCTCGTGCACCTGTTCCGGCACGGACGGTGGCGTACGATCGTCCCGCGCGTGAATGCCTGGCGCGACGCAATCGAGATGGCGCGCTTCTACCTGTATGTCCGTAAGGACCATCCGGTGCAGGGCAAGCACAACGCGCTGCAGCAGTACGCGTACACCAGCATGCTGCTGATCGGCGCCGTGATGGTGACGAGCGGTGTGGCGATCTGGAAGCCGGTGTCGTTGTCGTGGCTCACCAATCTGTACGGCGGCTATGCGCTGGCACGCTGGTGGCACTTCGCCGCCATGCTGGCACTCGGGCTGCTCGTGCTGGTGCACGTGATCATGGTGTTCACCGTCGACCCGTATGCACTGCGCGCGATGACGACCGGCGGCTACGACGAAGACCGGTGGTCGCCGGAAGCGCGCAACGCGCGCCCGCTGTCGAACCTGCTGCCGCGGAGCAAGAAGCCATGA
- a CDS encoding molybdopterin-dependent oxidoreductase translates to MSGPTDRRMFLRLLSLGITAPLIAACNAQGTPGMLQLLDLVGTKNEKLERWLLSRAGNDRVKPGVRTAGAKFPSYFISDSVPTWDPAVSGAWQLVVDGAVRTPLRLDLAQLQRLATRTQTVNHYCVEGWTAAVKFQGVPMSTLAKMAQPTRDAGFVDFSSFDEGYHESWDIESTMHPQTMVAIAKDGELLSPRYGAPARVHSPVKLGYKNTKYLTRITFMPKANGGYWSDLGYEWYGGT, encoded by the coding sequence ATGAGTGGACCCACCGACCGTCGGATGTTTCTGCGACTGCTCAGTCTTGGGATAACGGCCCCACTGATCGCCGCGTGCAACGCACAGGGTACGCCGGGCATGCTCCAACTGCTCGATCTCGTGGGCACCAAGAACGAGAAGCTGGAGCGCTGGCTGCTGAGTCGCGCCGGCAATGACCGCGTAAAGCCCGGCGTGCGCACGGCGGGCGCGAAATTTCCTAGCTACTTCATTTCCGACAGTGTGCCGACGTGGGACCCGGCGGTGTCTGGTGCGTGGCAGCTCGTCGTGGATGGCGCCGTCCGCACCCCGCTGCGACTCGATCTCGCACAGCTGCAACGACTGGCCACGCGCACGCAGACGGTGAATCACTACTGCGTGGAGGGATGGACCGCCGCCGTCAAGTTTCAAGGGGTACCCATGTCCACGCTGGCCAAGATGGCGCAGCCCACGCGCGATGCCGGCTTCGTAGACTTCTCGTCGTTCGACGAGGGCTACCACGAAAGCTGGGACATCGAGAGCACGATGCATCCGCAAACCATGGTCGCCATCGCCAAAGACGGAGAGCTGTTGTCACCGCGCTATGGCGCACCGGCGCGCGTGCACTCACCGGTGAAGCTGGGCTACAAGAACACCAAGTACCTCACGCGCATCACCTTCATGCCGAAGGCGAACGGCGGGTACTGGAGTGACCTCGGTTACGAATGGTACGGCGGAACGTGA
- a CDS encoding DUF2269 family protein yields MSPTLLSSLKALHVLAAILFVGNVIVTGIWTAIFFRARHTHDFGVAARAIVLTDWLFTVGGGALLTITGVSLAIGRGYPLWGTPWIRQAVVALAVSTIMWLVWLVPAQRVMLRSGTSQDDDTLLVRAYTRWNVAGWTATAPLLYAVWCMVAKPV; encoded by the coding sequence GTGTCCCCCACGCTGCTGTCGTCGCTCAAGGCGCTGCACGTACTGGCGGCGATCCTGTTCGTCGGCAACGTGATCGTGACCGGCATCTGGACGGCGATCTTTTTCCGTGCGCGCCACACCCACGATTTCGGGGTCGCGGCGCGTGCGATTGTCCTCACCGATTGGCTCTTTACCGTAGGCGGTGGCGCGCTGCTCACGATCACCGGCGTGTCGCTGGCCATCGGCCGCGGCTATCCGCTGTGGGGAACGCCGTGGATCCGCCAGGCAGTCGTAGCGCTGGCCGTCTCGACCATCATGTGGCTCGTGTGGCTGGTGCCGGCGCAGCGCGTCATGCTCCGCAGTGGCACGAGTCAGGACGATGACACGCTGCTGGTGCGCGCCTACACGCGATGGAACGTCGCCGGATGGACAGCGACCGCGCCGCTGCTCTACGCGGTGTGGTGCATGGTAGCAAAGCCGGTGTAG
- a CDS encoding 3-keto-disaccharide hydrolase codes for MSAALVASLSTTAGAQANAPVIGRWDLTVQGANGPYPSWVEVSLSGNRTLVGRFVAGGGSARPIAKVTYADNTMRFAIPPQWDAANKDMTFEGTLANDMLTGTIVTSGGERQSFTGKRAPALRRTVAPVWGAPVTLFNGRDLSGWRSFGGTNNWKVVSSVLTNTKPGANLMTDAKFTDFTLHIEFRYPKNGNSGVYLRGRHEVQVEDISDAELNSTHIGGVYGFLVPNENAAKGPGVWNTYDITLIGRRVTVVLNGKTVIADQVIPGITGGALDSDEGAPGPIYLQGDHTTVEYRNIVITPVKP; via the coding sequence GTGAGTGCTGCCCTTGTCGCCTCGCTCTCAACGACCGCTGGTGCGCAGGCCAATGCTCCCGTGATCGGACGATGGGATCTCACGGTGCAAGGTGCCAATGGGCCGTATCCGTCGTGGGTGGAAGTCTCGTTGTCGGGCAATCGCACGCTGGTGGGCCGCTTCGTGGCCGGCGGTGGCAGTGCGCGTCCGATTGCCAAAGTCACGTACGCCGACAACACGATGCGCTTCGCCATCCCGCCGCAGTGGGACGCCGCGAACAAGGACATGACGTTCGAAGGCACGCTGGCCAACGACATGCTCACCGGGACCATCGTGACATCGGGCGGCGAACGTCAATCGTTTACGGGTAAACGCGCGCCGGCGTTACGTCGTACGGTCGCGCCGGTGTGGGGCGCGCCGGTGACGCTGTTCAACGGTCGCGATCTCAGTGGGTGGAGGTCGTTCGGCGGTACGAACAACTGGAAGGTGGTGAGCTCGGTGCTCACCAACACCAAGCCAGGCGCCAATCTGATGACCGACGCCAAGTTCACCGACTTCACCTTGCACATCGAGTTCCGCTACCCGAAGAACGGCAACAGTGGCGTGTATCTGCGCGGTCGGCATGAAGTGCAGGTTGAGGATATCAGCGACGCTGAGCTCAACTCCACCCACATCGGCGGCGTGTATGGATTTCTGGTGCCCAATGAGAACGCGGCCAAGGGCCCAGGCGTGTGGAACACGTATGACATCACGCTGATCGGTCGTCGCGTGACGGTGGTGCTCAACGGCAAGACCGTCATCGCCGATCAGGTCATTCCCGGCATCACCGGCGGTGCGCTCGACAGCGATGAAGGAGCACCGGGGCCGATCTATCTGCAGGGCGATCATACCACGGTGGAGTATCGCAACATCGTGATCACGCCGGTCAAGCCGTAA
- a CDS encoding (2Fe-2S)-binding protein — MTAPDVEPIALVVNGTPASVTVDADTPLLWVLRQTLGLPGTKFGCGIAACGACMVHVNGVPVPSCVTPVSAAAGKAITTIEGLRGPVAEAVQGSWAALDVPQCGYCQSGQVMSAVALLNAKATPTDEDIDTAMQANLCRCGTYPRIRAAIHRAALSVSAEARPTLSKGSTG; from the coding sequence ATGACGGCGCCCGACGTTGAGCCGATCGCGCTGGTGGTGAACGGCACTCCTGCGTCAGTCACTGTCGATGCTGACACGCCGTTGCTCTGGGTGCTGCGCCAGACGCTTGGGCTACCGGGTACGAAGTTCGGCTGCGGCATCGCGGCCTGCGGTGCGTGCATGGTGCACGTAAACGGCGTGCCCGTGCCCTCGTGCGTCACGCCGGTGTCGGCCGCTGCCGGCAAGGCGATCACCACCATCGAAGGACTCCGCGGACCGGTGGCGGAAGCGGTACAAGGCAGTTGGGCCGCGCTCGACGTGCCGCAGTGCGGGTACTGTCAGTCGGGACAGGTGATGTCGGCCGTGGCACTGCTGAACGCGAAAGCGACACCGACCGATGAAGACATCGACACAGCCATGCAGGCGAATCTCTGTCGGTGCGGCACCTACCCACGCATTCGCGCCGCCATTCATCGCGCCGCTCTGTCGGTCTCCGCGGAGGCGCGCCCTACACTTTCCAAAGGATCAACCGGATGA